In a genomic window of Halococcus hamelinensis 100A6:
- a CDS encoding 1,4-dihydroxy-2-naphthoyl-CoA synthase has product MVSDLFDADRWTPVEGFDFADLTYHRATDSGTVRIAFDRPAVRNAFRPKTVDELATALDHAKRQTDVGCVLLTGNGPSPKDGGWAFCSGGDQSIRGSSGYEYDEDDESGEHRTGRLHILEVQRAIRHLPKPVVCVVPGWAVGGGHSLHVVCDLTIASEAHAKFLQTDPDVASYDAGFGSAYLARQIGQKKAREVFFLGKTYSAAEAAEMGMVNEAVPHEELEATALEWAETINAKSPTAMRMLKYGFNLADDGMVGQQVFAGEATRLGYMTDEAREGREAFMEGRDPDFSDVPWYY; this is encoded by the coding sequence ATGGTCTCGGACTTGTTCGACGCCGACCGCTGGACGCCGGTCGAGGGATTCGACTTCGCCGACCTCACCTATCACCGCGCGACGGATTCGGGGACCGTCCGGATCGCGTTCGACCGCCCCGCGGTCCGCAACGCTTTCCGACCGAAGACCGTCGACGAACTCGCGACCGCACTCGATCACGCCAAACGCCAGACCGACGTGGGCTGTGTGCTCCTCACCGGCAACGGGCCATCCCCCAAGGACGGCGGCTGGGCCTTCTGCTCGGGCGGCGATCAGTCGATCCGGGGGAGTTCGGGCTACGAGTACGACGAGGACGACGAGTCGGGGGAGCATCGGACGGGCCGCCTCCACATCCTCGAAGTCCAGCGCGCGATCCGCCACCTCCCAAAGCCCGTCGTCTGCGTGGTGCCGGGCTGGGCGGTCGGCGGCGGCCACTCGCTCCACGTGGTCTGTGACCTCACGATCGCGAGCGAAGCGCACGCGAAGTTCCTCCAGACCGACCCGGACGTCGCGAGCTACGACGCGGGGTTCGGCTCGGCCTACCTCGCCAGACAGATCGGCCAGAAGAAGGCGCGCGAGGTGTTCTTCCTCGGGAAGACCTACTCGGCCGCGGAGGCCGCCGAGATGGGGATGGTCAACGAGGCGGTCCCGCACGAGGAGCTCGAAGCCACCGCGCTGGAGTGGGCCGAGACCATCAACGCGAAGTCGCCGACCGCGATGCGGATGCTCAAATACGGCTTCAACCTCGCCGACGACGGCATGGTCGGTCAACAGGTGTTCGCGGGCGAGGCGACCAGATTGGGCTACATGACCGACGAGGCCCGCGAGGGCCGCGAGGCGTTCATGGAGGGGCGCGACCCCGACTTCTCCGACGTGCCGTGGTACTACTAG